The proteins below come from a single Argentina anserina chromosome 1, drPotAnse1.1, whole genome shotgun sequence genomic window:
- the LOC126805042 gene encoding BTB/POZ domain-containing protein NPY4 produces MKFMKLGSKPDFFKSEGDNIRYVATELGTDVAINVGDIKFYLHKFPLLSKSARLQKLVATTNDDNSDEIHIHDIPGGPAAFEICAKFCYGMTVTLNAYNVVATRCAAEYLEMYETVEKGNLVYKVEVFLNSSIFRSWKDSIIVLQTTRSLLPWAEELKVVSHCLDSIASKATIDTSKVEWSYSYNHKKLPSENGKDSLWNGVEKQQMIPKDWWVEDLCGLQLDLYKRVITIIKTKGKISADVIGEALNAYTIRRLSGISKGMIQGGDVNKNRSLVETVIYLLPTGSVPCSFLLKLLKAAILLECGEIEKSELMRRISQQLEQATVSDLLIRAPVEEELIYDVDIVHRLIEEFVAHDKSAQTDPSLETEFQEIKTPRFLSDTSKVKVAKLVDGYLAEIGRDPNLPVSKFVGLAEIVSSYPRSSHDGVYRAIDMFLKEHPGISKSEKKRVCKLMDCRKLSAEACTHAVQNERLPLRVIVQVLFFEQARASAGGNSTPDLHGSIRALLPGGSHGSSRSTTTNTEEDWDAVPTAEEIKALKGEISTLRLDDGNEGVGNDRNDHHGAKNQSEKVAANKMKGLLMSKKIFSKLWSNKERNGESSSDTSESPSSINDEETKSHSRSRRRSLS; encoded by the exons ATGAAGTTCATGAAACTTGGATCCAAACCTGATTTCTTTAAGTCAGAGGGGGATAATATTAG GTATGTGGCAACTGAGCTGGGGACTGACGTTGCTATTAATGTTGGAGATATCAAGTTTTATTTGCATAAG TTCCCACTTTTGTCCAAGAGTGCACGCCTGCAGAAACTGGTGGCAACGACAAATGATGACAACAGTGATGAAATCCACATCCATGATATTCCGGGTGGCCCTGCCGCTTTTGAAATATGTGCCAAGTTCTGTTATGGTATGACAGTAACTCTCAATGCATACAATGTGGTTGCAACTCGATGTGCAGCAGAGTACCTTGAGATGTATGAAACTGTTGAGAAAGGAAACCTTGTCTACAAAGTTGAAGTTTTCCTCAACTCTAGCATCTTCCGAAGCTGGAAAGACTCAATAATTGTTCTTCAGACGACAAGGTCTCTTCTTCCCTGGGCTGAGGAACTTAAGGTGGTCAGCCATTGCCTAGACTCCATAGCATCCAAGGCTACCATTGATACTTCCAAGGTAGAATGGTCATATTCATATAACCATAAAAAGCTGCCATCTGAAAATGGGAAAGATTCACTGTGGAATGGTGTGGAAAAACAGCAGATGATTCCAAAAGACTGGTGGGTAGAAGACCTCTGTGGTCTTCAACTTGATTTATACAAGCGGGTGATAACAATAATCAAGACCAAAGGAAAAATCTCTGCTGATGTAATTGGTGAAGCCTTGAATGCATATACGATCAGAAGATTATCGGGTATTAGCAAGGGTATGATTCAGGGAGGTGATGTAAATAAGAATAGATCATTGGTGGAGACTGTCATCTACCTACTTCCTACAGGGAGTGTCCCTTGCAGTTTCTTACTTAAGCTGTTAAAAGCAGCCATCTTGTTAGAATGTGGAGAAATAGAAAAAAGTGAACTGATGAGGAGAATTAGCCAGCAGCTTGAGCAGGCTACAGTTTCTGATCTTTTAATTCGAGCCCCAGTTGAGGAAGAATTGATTTATGATGTTGATATAGTGCACAGACTAATTGAAGAGTTTGTGGCACATGATAAAAGTGCTCAAACAGATCCTTCATTGGAAACTGAATTCCAGGAGATCAAAACCCCCAGGTTCCTATCAGATACTTCAAAGGTGAAGGTGGCGAAGCTAGTTGATGGCTACCTTGCTGAAATTGGACGTGATCCCAACTTACCGGTTTCAAAGTTTGTAGGTCTTGCCGAAATTGTATCAAGCTACCCACGATCATCTCATGATGGTGTTTACCGCGCCATTGACATGTTTTTAAAG GAACACCCGGGGATCAGCAAGAgcgaaaagaagagagtatgcaaATTAATGGACTGCAGGAAGTTGTCAGCAGAAGCCTGCACACATGCTGTGCAAAACGAACGGCTACCCTTGAGAGTCATCGTGCAGGTTCTTTTCTTTGAACAGGCTAGGGCTTCAGCTGGTGGGAACAGTACACCTGATCTACATGGATCCATCAGAGCCTTACTCCCTGGTGGGTCTCATGGAAGCTCAAGATCCACTACAACCAACACAGAAGAGGACTGGGATGCTGTGCCAACCGCCGAGGAAATCAAAGCTTTAAAAGGGgagatttctactctaaggtTAGATGATGGTAATGAGGGAGTTGGCAATGATAGAAATGATCATCATGGTGCTAAAAATCAGTCTGAAAAGGTTGCTGCCAACAAAATGAAAGGCTTACTTATGTCAAAGAAGATATTCTCTAAGCTCTGGTCAAACAAAGAAAGGAATGGTGAAAGCAGCTCAGATACATCGGAGAGTCCTAGTTCTATTAATGATGAAGAAACAAAATCTCATTCAAGGAGTAGGAGGCGCTCATTATCTTAG